The following proteins are encoded in a genomic region of Gossypium hirsutum isolate 1008001.06 chromosome D05, Gossypium_hirsutum_v2.1, whole genome shotgun sequence:
- the LOC107957908 gene encoding protein NPGR1 produces the protein MLCACSGEQFKFEDAPQSPESLATRDFSASGLSSRTGDWESKLEDVQVDEVESTLKEALSLNYEEARALLGRLEYQRGNFDAALQVFQGIDIKGLTPRMTTAIVERTRLRKSRSKADIIPHTVMSMHSVSLLLEAIFLKAKSLEELGHIKEAAKECNLILDVVEAALPNGMHEGIAEDCKLQEMFHRALELLPNLWIKIGYLKEAITAYRRALVKPWHLDSQRLASVQKNLAAILLYGGVETSLPPPLRVWGLTTPNCIEEAILLLLALMQKVAFGEIKWDAEIMDHLTFALSVSGHFELLAAHVEQVSPGIYERAERWYFLALCYAAAGQNEVALNLLKKVSSQSEAKREPDILALQLGAYISSQDPKHAHDGITFARYVIDLEDEMNGHFKAQAHKFLGICYGNAARISISDSERAPFQKESLTSLNYAAFNMKEDPEVMFNLSLENAVQRNLDLAFDNAMKYSSLVAENSGRGWKLLALILSADRRFKDAETILEFALDEASGSDQLELLRLKAVLQIAQERPKQAIETYSILLSLIQAQREAQSNNSGHAKSSHTENIAERNMEMAAWQDLATVYTKFGSWPDAEICLNKAKSIDFYSPKSWHTTGLLFEAQSLYKEALVSFSVSLSIEPDYVPSIVSTAAVLIKLDGQSLPVARSFLMNALRLDPTNHDAWMNLGLIAKMEGSLQLAADYFQAAYELKLSAPVEAFT, from the exons ATGTTGTGTGCTTGTTCAGGTGAACAGTTCAAGTTTGAAGATGCTCCACAGTCTCCGGAGTCTTTAGCAACCAGAGATTTCTCAGCCAGTGGGCTGTCGTCTCGGACCGGAGATTGGGAATCCAAGCTCGAGGATGTTCAAGTGGATGAAGTTGAATCCACTCTCAAAGAAGCTCTCTCCTTAAACTACGAG GAAGCAAGGGCACTGTTGGGGAGGCTAGAGTATCAAAGAGGGAATTTCGATGCTGCGCTTCAGGTTTTTCAGGGTATTGACATCAAAGGTTTGACACCAAGGATGACTACGGCTATTGTTGAGAGGACCCGGCTACGCAAATCACGGTCCAAAGCTGACATTATCCCTCATACTGTGATGTCGATGCACTCAGTGAGCTTACTTCTGGAAGCCATTTTCTTGAAAGCAAAATCGTTGGAGGAACTTGGGCATATTAAAG AGGCTGCAAAGGAGTGCAACCTAATTTTAGATGTAGTTGAGGCGGCACTGCCTAATGGAATGCATGAGGGAATTGCTGAAGATTGCAAGTTACAAGAAATGTTTCACAGAGCATTAGAACTGCTCCCTAATCTATGGATTAAGATAGGCTATCTCAAGGAAGCTATAACTGCGTATCGTCGGGCTTTAGTCAAGCCATGGCATTTGGATTCCCAGAGGTTAGCAAGTGTACAAAAAAACTTAGCTGCCATACTACTTTATGGCGGTGTTGAAACCAGCCTCCCACCTCCTTTACGTGTATGGGGCTTAACTACCCCTAATTGTATTGAGGAAGCAATTCTTCTCCTTCTAGCACTAATGCAAAAAGTGGCATTTGGAGAAATAAAGTGGGATGCAGAAATTATGGATCATCTCACCTTTGCTCTCTCAGTTTCTGGGCACTTCGAGTTACTTGCAGCTCATGTGGAGCAGGTCTCTCCGGGCATATATGAAAGAGCTGAGAGGTGGTACTTTCTTGCTCTTTGTTATGCTGCTGCTGGTCAGAATGAAGTGGCATTGAACTTATTAAAGAAGGTTTCCAGTCAGTCTGAAGCAAAGCGCGAGCCTGATATCCTTGCTTTACAGCTTGGTGCTTATATATCTTCGCAAGATCCGAAGCATGCTCATGATGGAATAACATTTGCTCGTTATGTGATTGACTTGGAAGATGAAATGAATGGACATTTCAAGGCTCAAGCCCATAAGTTCCTTGGCATTTGCTATGGGAATGCTGCTAGAATTTCCATATCAGATTCTGAAAGAGCTCCTTTCCAGAAAGAATCTTTGACCTCTCTTAACTATGCTGCTTTCAACATGAAGGAAGATCCTGAAGTGATGTTTAACCTCAGTTTGGAAAATGCAGTTCAGAGGAATTTAGATTTGGCCTTTGACAATGCAATGAAGTACTCTAGCCTGGTGGCTGAAAACTCAGGAAGAGGTTGGAAGCTATTAGCATTAATACTTTCTGCAGACAGGCGGTTCAAAGATGCTGAAACCATACTTGAGTTCGCTTTAGATGAAGCCAGTGGATCAGATCAATTAGAACTTCTAAGACTGAAAGCTGTGCTTCAGATTGCTCAGGAACGGCCCAAGCAAGCAATTGAAACTTACAGCATCTTGCTATCTCTGATTCAAGCACAAAGAGAAGCTCAGTCTAATAACTCTGGTCATGCAAAGAGTTCCCATACAGAG AATATAGCTGAAAGAAATATGGAAATGGCGGCCTGGCAGGATCTAGCTACTGTTTACACCAAGTTTGGTTCGTGGCCCGATGCAGAAATTTGTTTAAACAAAGCCAAGTCAATTGATTTTTATTCACCCAAAAGTTGGCATACAACAG GTTTGTTATTTGAAGCCCAATCACTTTATAAAGAGGCCCTGGTATCATTCTCAGTCTCACTGTCTATAGAACCAGATTACGTGCCCAGCATTGTTTCAACTGCGGCGGTACTCATAAAACTGGATGGTCAATCACTCCCAGTTGCAAGAAGCTTTCTAATGAATGCTCTTCGGTTAGATCCTACAAATCATGATGCCTGGATGAACCTTGGATTGATTGCCAAAATGGAAGGCTCATTACAACTAGCAGCAGACTATTTTCAAGCAGCCTATGAGTTGAAGCTATCAGCACCTGTTGAAGCCTTCACATGA
- the LOC107957912 gene encoding WD repeat-containing protein ATCSA-1: protein MWKAIGDREMGKIRPNSFSSRIKSNRISNLQLSNSKDIVSSHRGSINSLQVDLTEGRYLLSGASDASAAVFDIQRATNYEGDGLIAKHKCLFSVDKQHQKGHKYAISSAIWYPVDTGLFVTGSYDHHIKVWDTNTTQVVMNFKMPGKVYRTAMSTLATSHMLIAAGTEDVQVRLCDISSGAFAHTLSGHRDGVMTVEWSTSSEWVLITGGCDGAIRFWDIRRAGCFLVLDQSQSQLGQRPPVLARSAANKVSVSKSLSAGQNLLVKSRVPQKKYANGHGMKQSTIGRMPSKGSARQRLHPGMLSIQDRATAHYGAITGLKVTDDGMYLLSAGSDSRIKLWDLESGYNTLVNFGKVRLQASKAIQLAVSQDSAQVFVPCMAVVKAFDVWSGKMSLTFRGHYESVNCCWFSSQDQELYTGGNDRQILVWSPSKPITDDTNERQAKDEDSWSD, encoded by the exons ATGTGGAAGGCTATCGGAGATAGAGAAATGGGTAAAATCCGTCCGAATTCCTTTTCAAGTCGGATCAAATCCAATCGGATTTCCAATCTCCAGCTCTCCAATAGTAAAGACATCGTTTCTTCTCACAGAGGCTCCATCAATTCCCTTCAG GTGGATTTGACTGAGGGAAGATATTTGCTATCGGGTGCATCTGATGCATCGGCTGCTGTTTTTGATATTCAAAGAGCAACTAACTATGAAGGAGATGGTCTGATTGCCAAACACAAATGTTTGTTTTCGGTGGATAAGCAACACCAAAAGGGACATAAATATGCCATTTCATCTGCCATTTGGTATCCTGTTGACACGGGACTATTCGTTACAGGTTCTTATGATCATCATATTAAAGTTTGGGACACGAATACGACTCAG GTGGTGATGAATTTTAAAATGCCTGGAAAGGTTTATAGGACTGCTATGTCTACATTGGCAACATCTCATATGTTGATTGCTGCTGGAACTGAAGATGTGCAAGTTCGCCTTTGTGATATTTCTTCAGGGGCATTTGCTCACACTTTATCTGGCCACCGTG ATGGAGTAATGACTGTGGAATGGTCTACATCCAGTGAGTGGGTCTTGATAACAGGTGGATGTGATGGTGCAATTCGATTTTGGGACATTCGACGAGCTGGATGTTTTCTTGTTTTGGATCAGTCCCAGTCACAACTTGGACAGCGTCCACCTGTCTTGGCTCGTTCAGCTGCAAATAAG GTCTCAGTCTCAAAGTCACTGTCAGCTGGCCAAAACTTATTGGTAAAATCAAGAGTACCACAAAAGAAATATGCCAATGGGCATGGAATGAAACAGTCAACCATTGGTCGAATGCCATCTAAGGGTTCTGCAAGACAAAGACTACATCCCGGGATGCTGTCCATTCAGGATCGTGCCACTGCTCATTATGGTGCCATAACTGGTTTAAAAGTAACTGATGATGGCATGTACCTTCTAAGTGCAG GCTCTGATTCTAGAATAAAATTGTGGGATCTTGAATCTGGCTACAATACACTTGTAAACTTCGGAAAGGTGCGCCTCCAAGCAAGCAAGGCAATTCAGTTAGCCGTATCTCAGGATTCAGCTCAAGTTTTTGTCCCATGCATGGCAGTCGTGAAA GCATTTGACGTATGGTCTGGTAAAATGTCCCTTACATTTCGAGGCCACTATGAATCTGTCAACTGTTGTTGGTTCAGTTCACAGGATCAG GAACTATATACAGGTGGCAATGATCGACAAATTCTTGTCTGGTCTCCAAGCAAACCGATTACGGATGACACG AATGAAAGGCAGGCTAAAGATGAGGATAGTTGGAGTGATTAG
- the LOC107957913 gene encoding F-box/kelch-repeat protein At5g43190 yields MIAKSLKGRSAAMDPGIWSKLPPELLELILSFLPLKTLLNLRSTCKHFKSLVFSPSFISKYSSASLFSSFFLLSHPQCYSNFPLYDTTRGAWRKLALPLSFLPPSAAQFNLLSSCNGLFCFSLPNSSSFLVCNLLAKSSRPIQFPFFPFAFEMLTLVSTPHGYKIFLLCSKFSSNYAFVYDSKVHSWRQFDGFQPLLADNFHQEGASFNGSLYFATPEPFSVVCFDLENGKWENLDTEMPRELTFVRLVSNTDEGKLYMVGGIGRNGISRSMKLWEMGDGGNWVEVERLPELMCRKFMSVCYHNYEHVYCFWHQGMICVCCHTWPEILYCKVSRRTWHWIPKCPSIPDKWSCGFRWFSFVPDLYTLA; encoded by the coding sequence ATGATTGCAAAAAGCTTGAAAGGCAGATCAGCAGCCATGGATCCTGGAATCTGGAGCAAGCTACCGCCGGAACTTCTCGAGCTCATACTCTCCTTTTTGCCTCTCAAAACCTTGTTGAATTTGAGGTCAACTTGTAAGCATTTCAAGTCTCTCGTATTCTCTCCATCTTTCATTTCCAAGTATTCTTCTgcttctcttttctcttcattctttTTGCTTTCTCATCCCCAGTGCTACAGTAATTTCCCTCTCTACGATACTACCCGTGGGGCTTGGCGCAAATTAGCACTTCCCTTGTCTTTTTTACCGCCTTCCGCCGCTCAGTTTAACCTTCTTTCATCATGTAATGGACTTTTCTGTTTCTCTCTCCCCAATTCCTCTTCTTTCCTTGTTTGCAACCTGTTGGCCAAATCTTCCAGGCCCATCCAATTCCCTTTCTTCCCTTTTGCTTTCGAGATGCTTACTTTGGTTTCTACGCCACACGGATATAAAATCTTCCTGCTTTGCTCCAAGTTCTCTTCCAATTATGCTTTTGTGTACGACTCCAAGGTTCATTCATGGAGACAATTCGATGGTTTTCAACCGCTCTTGGCCGACAATTTCCATCAGGAAGGTGCATCCTTCAATGGGTCTTTGTATTTTGCTACCCCTGAACCGTTCTCCGTAGTGTGCTTCGACTTGGAAAACGGGAAATGGGAGAATCTCGACACTGAAATGCCAAGGGAGCTTACTTTTGTGAGGCTGGTGAGTAACACCGATGAGGGGAAACTGTATATGGTGGGGGGGATTGGTAGGAATGGGATTTCAAGGAGTATGAAATTGTGGGAAATGGGTGATGGAGGGAACTGGGTGGAAGTGGAAAGATTGCCAGAACTGATGTGCAGGAAATTTATGTCTGTGTGCTACCACAACTATGAGCATGTGTATTGCTTTTGGCATCAGGGTATGATCTGTGTTTGCTGCCACACATGGCCAGAGATCTTGTATTGCAAGGTTTCGAGGAGAACGTGGCACTGGATACCCAAGTGTCCTTCAATCCCAGACAAGTGGAGCTGTGGTTTCAGGTGGTTCTCTTTTGTACCCGACTTATATACATTGGCTTGA
- the LOC107957914 gene encoding mitochondrial outer membrane protein porin 2: protein MKQGPGLFSDFGKKAKDLLNKDYTSDQKFTISSSSYSGLALASNIVNKGGLSSGDVAAQYKHQNAVVDFKLDTESNILTTLTITDLHPSAKTVASFKLPDYNSGKLEVQYFHEHATVATAVGLKKSPAVDFSATIGTPGIAFGAEASYVTSSGEFTKYNAGVNMTKPDSNASVVLADKGDSLKVSYLHHLNQLNGGAVVGEIARKFSTNENTLTVGCSYLVDPHTLVKAKLNNHGNLGALVQHELRPKSFLTISGAFDTKALEKTPKFGLALSLKP from the exons ATGAAGCAAGGACCTGGACTCTTCTCTGATTTTGGCAAAAAAGCCAAAG ATTTACTCAACAAGGACTACACCTCCGACCAGAAGTTCACCATTTCTAGTtccagctattctggattg GCACTTGCATCAAATATTGTGAACAAGGGAGGCCTCTCCTCTGGGGATGTGGCAGCACAATACAAGCACCAGAATGCTGTTGTTGATTTCAAGCTTGACACAGAGTCAAAT ATCTTGACAACCCTCACCATCACAGATTTACATCCATCTGCAAAAACAGTGGCTTCTTTTAAGCTGCCTGATTATAACTCTGGGAAG TTGGAGGTTCAGTATTTCCATGAACATGCAACTGTGGCTACTGCTGTTGGGCTGAAGAAATCCCCAGCTGTTGATTTTTCTGCAACAATTGGTACGCCTGGTATTGCTTTCGGTGCGGAGGCAAGCTATGTGACATCTTCTGGTGAATTCACGAAGTATAATGCTGGAGTGAACATGACAAAGCCTGATTCCAACGCTTCAGTGGTCTT GGCTGATAAGGGAGACTCCCTAAAGGTGTCATATTTGCACCATTTAAATCAGCTAAATGGTGGAGCTGTTGTGGGTGAGATTGCAAGAAAGTTCTCCACAAATGAAAACACATTAACTGTGGGATGCTCATATCTTGTTGATCCACACACACTGGTGAAGGCAAAGCTCAACAACCATGGCAATCTTGGTGCTCTTGTACAGCATGAGCTTAGACCGAAGTCCTTCCTTACTATATCTGGGGCCTTTGACACAAAGGCGTTGGAGAAGACTCCCAAGTTTGGTTTGGCACTCTCTCTAAAGCCCTGA